The Cloacibacillus sp. DNA window GTGAACGAACGGTAACGGCACCGGTGAGGGAGGATAGAAATGATAAACACAAAGGAACGAATCATGCAGATTGGATTAGAATTATTTTCAAGAGACGGCTATGAGGCAGTGTCCGTAAGCACTATTGCAAATGAACTTGGAATGACAAAAAGCGCTTTATACAAGCATTACAAGAGTAAAAGGGATATTTTTGACAGCATCTTAGCACGAATGAGCCAAATGGATGTTGAGCGTGCCAATGAATATGATATGCCCGAAGGAACAGTTGAAGAAATGGCGGAAGTCTATGCCTGTGCGCAAATTGAAAAAATTAAAGTATATACTGAGGCGCAGTTTCACTATTGGACTGAAGAAAAATTCTCCTCTGGTTTCCGTAAGCTGTTGACCCTAGAACAGTATCGAAATTCAGAAATGTCTCAGCTTTATCAGCAATACTTTGTTGCGGGGCCTCTGCAATATCTGGAGGATCTGTTTGGCGGAATAACGAATAGCTGCGACAATGCAAAGCTGCTTGCTATACATTTTTATGCTCCTGTTTTTACCTTATATAGTCTTTACGATGGCGCCACAGATAAAAAACCAGTTTTTGCTATACTGCGGAAACATCTCGATAATTTCGGAGGAGAAATAAGCAAATAAATTTTACCAATACTACGAGGAGCGTTATTGATGAGGCGCAGCTTAATGGCGGAGATTGTGATAGGCGGAGAGGTTCGCACATATTAATCTCCCCAGCACCTCCGGCAAAGATACACGGTATCCTTGCGGAGGAGTTAGAAGAAGAAATTAAAGAACATCGCTAAAATAAAAAATCAATCAGGAGAATTACATCATGCAATATCTGCGCAGTGAAAAATATAACACGCCAAAATTACAGGCGAAGATTATGGGGCCGAATCCACTAAAATTACAGGAAGAATTGCTCAATGGGCATAAAATATCTAGCAAATCCACCGTGTGTGACTTGGGCAGCGGTCAAGGACTTACAAGTGTATTTTTGGCACAGGAGTATGGTTTTTTAGTATATGCCGCCGATCTTTGGAGCGATCCTGTGGAAAATCAAAAGTTTTTTGAGGAGATGGGGCTTGATTCCACGCAAATCATTCCCGTAAAAGCGGATGCAGCCGACCTTCCCTTTGAGAAAGAATTTTTCGATGCAGTCGTCAGTACAGACTCTTACAACTATTTTGGACGCGATCCAACATTTCTGGGAGAAAAATTATTGCCATTTGTAAAACGCGGCGGATATATTTACATTGTAATTCCGGGAATGAAAAAAGATTGCCATGACAATCTACCACAAGAGTTACTTCTTTCATGGACTCCGGAGCAGCTCGATTATATTCACGATATTCTTTACTGGACAAACATCATTGAACAGACTGATGATGTCAACATTCTTTCAATTCATGAAATGGAAAGCAATGAAGAGGTCTGGAACGACTGGCTGGAACAAAATAATGAATATGCTATAAGCGATAGAAAGGCTATGGAGGCCGGCGGCGGAAAATATCTTAACTTTATTGCAATTATTTTACAAAAGAAATAGCACCTTAAATTCATTTCCGTCATACGGCCGCTTCGCTGTTATGAGGTGCACGGGGGCGGGATTGCTGATTGCAGCTGGCCTGTCGATGCTGTGATTCTGCACTGCCGTTCCAGCTGCTGCGCAAAAATATTTGTAAGAGGGGAGCTCTCGTGATGTCCTATAATATTAATGACCTGCTAAAAAAACCGGAGCTTTATAAAGAAACCGGGATAGCGTTTTGGGATGACGAGCATATCTCGAAGCAGATGCTAAAAGCACACCTAACCCCTGAATACGATGGCGCCAGCCGCAGCTTTGATTTTATCGACAAATCTGTGGAATGGATCACAGCGTTGGCGCCGGCCGTCGAAAATTTGCAGCTCCTAGATGTTGGCTGCGGACCAGGGCTTTACGCCGAACGCTTCGCCAAAGCAGGCTGCCATGTAACCGGCGTAGACTTCTCCAAGCGGTCTATCAAATACGCAGTTCAATCAGCCGCAGAACAAGGATTTGATATTACATACCTTCATCAAAATTATTTGCAGCTTGCGCTGGATAAGAGCTTTGATTTTGCAGCGATGATTTATTGCGATTACGGAGCGCTCTCGCGGGACAACAGGCAGCTGCTTATGCAAAAGATATATGAACACTTGAAGCCGGGCGGCAAGTTTCTGTTTGATGTGTTCTCTATGCAAAAATATGCGGCTTTTTCAGAGGGGCAAACATGGGAAAGATTCCCCTACGGCGGCTTTTGGACTGAAAAGCCGCACACCGTGCTGAACGGTAATTACTGCTATTGTGACAACGTAACGCTGGAGCAGATTGCGGTGCTCACGCAAAGCGAGGCATCAGTCTATTATTTATGGACAACTTATTTCACACGAAAGAGCCTGATTGAGGAGGCACTGGCGGCCGGCTTTAAGCTGTACGGTGTTTTCTCCGATGTGGCAGGCGCGGCTTATTTCGAGGAAAGTCAAACGATCGCCGTGCTTTTAGAAAAGACGGACGACTAATTATGAGAATGAGAACCATCGCTTTCGTGCGTTCGGAGATGATTTATGACATCTTATAGACCAGATATACGCCGGGGTATATAATGAACAAGGATAGCTGTGTCACCCATTTTTGCGGACGGACAAGGCCTGAAAAAAGGGGGCAACATGAGTGAACGCTTTCAAAAGCAGCATTTATAGATATCTTGGAGGAACGTGTCAATACCTGATACCGCTATATCAAAGAACCTATAGCTGGGAGCGCGAGCAATGCGCTCGCCTTTGGAATGACATCGTCAATCTACATAACACCCTTCGTGAAGGACATTTTATCGGCTCCATCGTTCGCATCGACGAGGATTCGGCGGCAGGGTCAACGCGTGCAATGATTATCGACGGTCAGCAACGCCTTACTACGCTGACCTTGCTTCTTGTCGCCTTGAGAGACTATGCTAAGGACAACCCCGATTGCGCCGTCAACCCAGATAAAATCACGGACACTCTGCTTTTGAACAAGTACGAAACGGGCAATGCCAAATACAAGCTGCTTCTCACGCAGTCCGATAAGGAAATACTCATTAATAAGCTTGAAGGCGCGCCTCTTTCAATAAACTCCAAGTCCCGTGTGATTGATAACTATGCGTTCTTTGCCGGACAAATTGCCAAATTAGAGATTTCACCTTCCGATCTCTACGACACCATTGGCAAACTGCAAATTGTAGACATAGTACTTGACCGGCAGTATGATGACCCGCAGGCAATTTTTGAGAGCCTGAATTCTACTGGTATGGATTTGAAGGATTCCGACCTCATTCGCAACCATCTTCTGATGGGTTTGGACTCCGACACGCAAGCCAATGTTTATAATACTGTATGGCGCCCGACGGAACAACTCTTTCGTGATGAACATCAGAGCGAATTGCTCGATAACTTCTTCCGGGACTACCTCACTATGGAACTCGGCAGGATACCGAAAAAGAACGAAGTGTATAAAGAATTTCGAACCTATCATACTGATAGTGGGCTGACCATTCGTGAACTCTGCGTGCATATTCACAGCTACGCAAAGCACTATACTGATATGTATTTTGTCACAAGCGGCGATACCGTATTGAAATCGCTTTACGGAGATATGAAGGCAATTCGCATGGAAGTAGCCTATCCGTTCCTATTGAAAGTTCTCGGCGACTACGAGAAATTTTTGATAACCATTGATGAATTGCGGGAAATAGTTCGGCTTTGTGTAAGCTATGTTATGCGCCGTGCTGTCTGCGACGTTCCAACGAACTCCCTTAACAAAACCTTCGCCACGATGAAGAATGCCTTAAAGACGACGGACTACTTAAATTCAGTCAAGGCATTCTTCATTTTGCTCGATACATACAAGGAATTCCCGAACGACAGGCGTTTCATCGACACATTTCTAACAAGGGACATCTATCACATGGCCCGCTGCGGCTACATCCTAGGTCGGCTTGAGAACTATGAGAACAAATCTGTAGTGATTCTAGACAACCTAACAATAGAACATATAATTCCTCAGAACCCGCATTTGTCTGCCGACTGGGAGTATGCTCTCGGTGACGATTGGGAAGAGGTTCAAAAAAAATATCTGCATACCATCGGCAACCTTACGCTGACGGCATATAATTCCGAGATGAGTGATTCTCCTTTTGCTGACAAGCAGGCGATGGATGGCGGATTCCGACAGAGCGCGCTGAGGCTAAACAAATACGTTGTTGCACAGACCTCATGGGGCGAAAACCAGATCAATGAACGAGCCGCCCAACTCGGCGATATTGCAAAAAAAGTCTGGCCGTATCCGATGCTCACTGAGGCTGAGCTTACCCAGTATCGTAAGCAGGACGATTCCACGACAGCGTACACACTCGAGAGCTACCAGTACCTCAATGCTTTCAACCGTATGCTTTTTCAGAAGCTGAATATCCGCATTCTCAACCTCAGTACCTATGTAAAGCGAGAATTCAAGAAGTTGTATATCGCCTATAAAGCTGACACCAATTTCGTGGATGTGGTTATCCAGAGCGCGCGGCTTCGCTTGGCAATAAACATGAAGTATGCCGATGTCGTTGACCCCAAGAGGATATGCAAGGATGTTACAGGGATTGGCAAATGGGGTAATGGCGATGTCGAAGTTGGATTGGACAGTTTAGATATGCTTGATGATGTGATGGCAATTATTGATCAAGCTTTCAGACAACAAAACATAGAATAACCCATCCATAAGTGGTATTACATAAGTGGTATTAATGGAAGAACATGGCAAAATCATATCGTGCAAAGTTAACCCAGGAGGTTCTATCGGGCCACATTCTCAGCAATCAAGTGACGATGTTAACTACGTTGTCTTAGGTTTTTGGAAAGCAATTTGTGACGGAATGGTAGAATTTTTGGTCCCAGGTTGGTGTCACATCTGTCCAAATGACTCTGAATACCGCATCATCAACACTGGCGGCAGCGACCTTGTGCTTCTTAGGTTGTTGCCGAGTGGCAATATTTATAATACGGTGAATTACTGAAAAAAAACAAAAGGATGGGGGAGCATAACGTGAAACTAGATGGTCTTGGAATTATGGTGGATGATATGCCGACAATGGTTAGATTTTATCGAGACGTGCTTGGTTTTGAAATTACTGAGGACGAGAATGCATCAAATGTTTACTTAAAAAAGGATGGTACGCTTTTTCTTCTTTATAGAAAATCTGATTTTGAAAAAATGACAGGTAAAAGCTTCTCGTATGTGAAAGGATTCAATGGCCATTACGAAATCGCTCTGTCCGTTTCCAATTACGCCTCTGTAGACAGCGCATTTGAAAGAGTGACTAACCTAGGAGCGCGGGCTGTGATGCCGCCGACTACGGAGCCGTGGGGGCAAAGGGCTTGTTATGTCGCAGACCCGGAGGGAAATTTGATAGAAATAGGCTCTTTCACGAAGGAGTAAAGGAAAGGGCGTAAAGCAG harbors:
- a CDS encoding DUF262 and DUF1524 domain-containing protein, whose translation is MNAFKSSIYRYLGGTCQYLIPLYQRTYSWEREQCARLWNDIVNLHNTLREGHFIGSIVRIDEDSAAGSTRAMIIDGQQRLTTLTLLLVALRDYAKDNPDCAVNPDKITDTLLLNKYETGNAKYKLLLTQSDKEILINKLEGAPLSINSKSRVIDNYAFFAGQIAKLEISPSDLYDTIGKLQIVDIVLDRQYDDPQAIFESLNSTGMDLKDSDLIRNHLLMGLDSDTQANVYNTVWRPTEQLFRDEHQSELLDNFFRDYLTMELGRIPKKNEVYKEFRTYHTDSGLTIRELCVHIHSYAKHYTDMYFVTSGDTVLKSLYGDMKAIRMEVAYPFLLKVLGDYEKFLITIDELREIVRLCVSYVMRRAVCDVPTNSLNKTFATMKNALKTTDYLNSVKAFFILLDTYKEFPNDRRFIDTFLTRDIYHMARCGYILGRLENYENKSVVILDNLTIEHIIPQNPHLSADWEYALGDDWEEVQKKYLHTIGNLTLTAYNSEMSDSPFADKQAMDGGFRQSALRLNKYVVAQTSWGENQINERAAQLGDIAKKVWPYPMLTEAELTQYRKQDDSTTAYTLESYQYLNAFNRMLFQKLNIRILNLSTYVKREFKKLYIAYKADTNFVDVVIQSARLRLAINMKYADVVDPKRICKDVTGIGKWGNGDVEVGLDSLDMLDDVMAIIDQAFRQQNIE
- a CDS encoding VOC family protein — protein: MKLDGLGIMVDDMPTMVRFYRDVLGFEITEDENASNVYLKKDGTLFLLYRKSDFEKMTGKSFSYVKGFNGHYEIALSVSNYASVDSAFERVTNLGARAVMPPTTEPWGQRACYVADPEGNLIEIGSFTKE
- a CDS encoding class I SAM-dependent methyltransferase, giving the protein MQYLRSEKYNTPKLQAKIMGPNPLKLQEELLNGHKISSKSTVCDLGSGQGLTSVFLAQEYGFLVYAADLWSDPVENQKFFEEMGLDSTQIIPVKADAADLPFEKEFFDAVVSTDSYNYFGRDPTFLGEKLLPFVKRGGYIYIVIPGMKKDCHDNLPQELLLSWTPEQLDYIHDILYWTNIIEQTDDVNILSIHEMESNEEVWNDWLEQNNEYAISDRKAMEAGGGKYLNFIAIILQKK
- a CDS encoding TetR/AcrR family transcriptional regulator, whose translation is MINTKERIMQIGLELFSRDGYEAVSVSTIANELGMTKSALYKHYKSKRDIFDSILARMSQMDVERANEYDMPEGTVEEMAEVYACAQIEKIKVYTEAQFHYWTEEKFSSGFRKLLTLEQYRNSEMSQLYQQYFVAGPLQYLEDLFGGITNSCDNAKLLAIHFYAPVFTLYSLYDGATDKKPVFAILRKHLDNFGGEISK
- a CDS encoding methyltransferase domain-containing protein — translated: MSYNINDLLKKPELYKETGIAFWDDEHISKQMLKAHLTPEYDGASRSFDFIDKSVEWITALAPAVENLQLLDVGCGPGLYAERFAKAGCHVTGVDFSKRSIKYAVQSAAEQGFDITYLHQNYLQLALDKSFDFAAMIYCDYGALSRDNRQLLMQKIYEHLKPGGKFLFDVFSMQKYAAFSEGQTWERFPYGGFWTEKPHTVLNGNYCYCDNVTLEQIAVLTQSEASVYYLWTTYFTRKSLIEEALAAGFKLYGVFSDVAGAAYFEESQTIAVLLEKTDD